The following coding sequences are from one Pigmentibacter sp. JX0631 window:
- a CDS encoding TlpA disulfide reductase family protein → MQKKKINRNAIFTAVFGILLFLALMIYALKQDPNYNPSQLVGEVAPIISAPLTTGGSFNSEQYFQKNKWVILNFWSSFCSVCRGEAPEMEYFYQLTQQKNDKFPYFVSINIQDNTETIKDWQKNYGQSFPVVQDLKGLISIQYGVTGTPETFFIDPQAKVRYRVAGQINRNIILQFIEWLEKNPTANQNETTKAFISLRSNS, encoded by the coding sequence ATGCAAAAGAAAAAGATTAATCGAAATGCTATTTTTACAGCGGTATTTGGTATTTTATTATTCTTAGCACTAATGATTTATGCTTTAAAACAAGATCCCAATTATAATCCAAGTCAATTAGTTGGGGAAGTAGCACCTATAATTTCTGCCCCACTAACGACAGGCGGTTCATTTAATTCTGAGCAATATTTTCAAAAGAATAAATGGGTAATATTAAATTTCTGGTCCTCTTTTTGTTCCGTTTGTCGGGGTGAAGCTCCGGAAATGGAGTATTTTTATCAGTTGACACAACAAAAAAATGATAAATTTCCTTATTTTGTAAGTATAAATATTCAAGATAATACTGAAACCATCAAAGACTGGCAAAAAAATTATGGCCAATCTTTTCCTGTTGTGCAAGATTTAAAAGGATTAATATCTATTCAATATGGAGTAACTGGAACCCCCGAGACTTTTTTTATAGATCCGCAAGCAAAAGTTAGATATAGAGTAGCCGGTCAAATAAACAGAAATATTATTTTACAATTTATAGAATGGTTAGAAAAAAACCCAACAGCAAATCAAAATGAAACTACAAAAGCTTTT
- a CDS encoding cytochrome c maturation protein CcmE: protein MKINNGQIAGLVIVLGSLGLIIYQATRSESTVTFYTPAEVYANPIKFDGKLFRVSGLVMAGTKQWNAEKSELNFKMTDLEGHNFFVQYKGIPPDLFKEGQGVVVEGRLINNPDINQKDKLITANLLMVKHSEVYDTKKDHKQMKEAKLLDSILKDQNIPTQQTSASK from the coding sequence GTGAAAATAAATAATGGACAAATCGCTGGACTTGTCATTGTATTAGGATCGCTAGGTCTGATTATTTATCAAGCTACAAGAAGCGAATCTACAGTAACATTTTATACCCCTGCTGAAGTTTATGCTAATCCTATTAAATTTGATGGGAAATTATTTCGTGTATCTGGTTTAGTTATGGCAGGCACTAAACAATGGAATGCTGAAAAAAGTGAACTTAATTTTAAAATGACGGATTTGGAAGGCCACAACTTTTTTGTACAATATAAAGGCATACCACCAGATCTTTTTAAAGAAGGTCAAGGAGTTGTAGTTGAAGGTCGATTGATAAATAACCCAGATATTAATCAAAAAGATAAATTAATTACAGCAAACTTATTGATGGTTAAACATAGTGAAGTTTATGATACAAAAAAAGATCATAAACAAATGAAAGAAGCTAAATTACTTGATAGTATTTTAAAAGACCAAAATATTCCTACTCAACAAACATCTGCTAGCAAATAA
- the ccsA gene encoding cytochrome c biogenesis protein CcsA translates to MSNKEIVENKIPLSIRKPIFRWNIILTLFTIFQIFCWFLALFWVASDTDQGNVYRIIFVHVPVAWCAFFWVFTSAIFAFLVILKPKNAVIYDRSSYTSLELGTLFSFLTLISGSIWGRPTWGVWWDWDPRLTSSLVMFLVCCGYLILRHFTPDLKTKRNMSAIIAIISAVNVPIVYYSVNLWRSLHQPQTFVEKTKNASTDISLVLFLNFIAMFFLSIAIYKIRRQAVSAKETLDVARGE, encoded by the coding sequence ATGAGTAATAAAGAAATAGTAGAGAATAAAATCCCTTTATCTATAAGAAAACCAATTTTTCGTTGGAATATTATTCTAACTTTATTTACAATTTTCCAAATTTTTTGTTGGTTTTTAGCATTATTTTGGGTCGCCTCTGATACTGATCAAGGAAATGTTTATCGCATTATTTTTGTACATGTTCCAGTAGCTTGGTGCGCATTTTTTTGGGTTTTTACTAGTGCAATATTTGCTTTTTTAGTAATATTAAAACCAAAAAATGCAGTAATCTATGATAGAAGTAGTTACACTTCATTAGAATTAGGAACTCTTTTTTCTTTTTTAACCTTAATTTCAGGTAGCATTTGGGGGCGTCCAACTTGGGGAGTTTGGTGGGATTGGGATCCGCGTTTAACATCAAGTTTAGTTATGTTTCTTGTTTGTTGTGGTTATTTAATACTTAGGCATTTTACTCCGGATTTAAAAACGAAAAGAAATATGTCGGCTATTATAGCCATAATAAGTGCAGTAAATGTTCCTATTGTATATTATAGTGTTAATTTATGGAGATCTCTTCATCAACCCCAAACTTTTGTTGAAAAAACAAAAAATGCTTCAACTGATATTTCGCTTGTCCTTTTTTTAAATTTTATAGCTATGTTCTTTTTGAGTATTGCAATTTATAAAATTAGAAGACAAGCCGTTTCTGCAAAAGAAACTTTAGATGTTGCAAGAGGTGAATAA
- a CDS encoding heme exporter protein CcmB: protein MLNKIYLLNKKEFSWFKSFYFIHKLSFRSLWARKASWVGTFIFACCLLILFPFGLGTEAIQRADIQIGTFWIMNEFVAVLTISRIFSAEQECNGMDLLLTSNLPKTSIIAGKISFTALQIFTLQIPILLLWIIFYNINSSILLSLMSNLFFVAIFFNLGSASLGTLITCLTARSLAKEILLPMLFFPFQSGILLASVSLTIHIGSNSLLGAFSENAWWTILIAYPIIFSTLGILLSDLLLQE, encoded by the coding sequence ATGCTTAATAAAATATATCTGCTTAACAAAAAAGAATTCAGCTGGTTTAAATCTTTTTATTTTATTCACAAATTAAGTTTTCGTTCTCTTTGGGCAAGAAAAGCTTCTTGGGTAGGAACTTTCATTTTTGCCTGTTGTTTACTTATTCTTTTTCCATTTGGATTGGGAACTGAAGCTATTCAAAGAGCAGATATCCAAATTGGTACATTTTGGATTATGAATGAATTTGTTGCCGTTCTTACAATCAGTAGAATATTTTCTGCTGAGCAAGAATGTAACGGAATGGATTTACTGCTTACCTCAAATTTACCAAAAACATCTATAATAGCAGGTAAAATTAGTTTTACTGCTTTGCAAATTTTTACCCTACAAATTCCAATATTATTACTATGGATCATTTTTTATAATATTAATTCAAGTATTCTTCTTAGTTTAATGAGTAATCTTTTTTTTGTTGCTATTTTTTTTAATTTAGGATCGGCAAGTTTGGGTACGTTAATTACATGTTTAACAGCCAGAAGTTTAGCAAAAGAAATATTACTTCCTATGTTATTTTTTCCTTTCCAAAGCGGGATTTTACTAGCATCGGTTTCATTAACAATACATATTGGTAGCAATTCTCTTCTTGGTGCATTTAGTGAAAATGCTTGGTGGACAATATTAATAGCTTACCCCATCATTTTTTCTACATTAGGAATTCTTTTAAGTGACTTACTTTTGCAGGAATGA
- a CDS encoding ATP-binding cassette domain-containing protein, translated as MGNKPLISNFNLPILAQDKVVITGPNGIGKTSLLKVMAGLSKAHLGEISYFENQELSQKNKSLIYLPNIPSLMLDQSVLWNLDFYTQSYSFQYQVSSYKQVLKRVHLQDRELQIVRSLSTGQKRRLSLAALLLIKPKIILADEPTNGLDESGTNICLDIFSELITNNSSAFIIATHDENLIKWAGKNISLSNYVPEVKRNLKPEIKALL; from the coding sequence ATGGGTAATAAACCTTTAATTTCTAATTTTAATTTACCTATATTAGCGCAAGATAAAGTTGTTATAACAGGTCCAAATGGAATTGGTAAAACATCTCTTTTAAAAGTTATGGCAGGATTATCAAAAGCTCATTTAGGGGAGATAAGTTACTTTGAAAATCAAGAATTATCACAAAAAAATAAGTCTTTAATTTATCTTCCCAACATTCCAAGTTTAATGTTAGATCAATCTGTGCTCTGGAATTTAGATTTTTATACACAGAGTTATTCATTTCAATACCAAGTAAGTTCATATAAACAAGTATTAAAAAGAGTTCATTTACAGGACAGAGAACTCCAAATAGTAAGATCTTTGTCGACTGGACAAAAAAGAAGATTATCACTCGCTGCACTGTTACTTATTAAACCTAAAATAATATTAGCTGATGAACCTACTAATGGCTTAGATGAGTCAGGTACTAATATTTGTCTAGATATTTTTTCTGAACTTATAACAAATAATAGTTCAGCATTTATAATAGCAACTCATGATGAGAATTTAATAAAATGGGCGGGTAAAAATATTAGTTTATCTAATTATGTTCCAGAAGTAAAAAGAAATTTAAAACCAGAAATTAAGGCTTTACTTTAA
- a CDS encoding Crp/Fnr family transcriptional regulator, giving the protein MERKSRGTYTLRRLFPSLSDEDLHRFQENSSIIRLKKGQNLFISGDTPRSIYGVANGCLKIVRESQEGESVITRIVRAGQIVGIREVFGEFKYSRTSVALKDSEVFSIEKTIVLDLIQRSPIVSLQFMKIFCYELARLEKRIESDLYRPAKNRVASVIYELYNLFADDGAQSFEPPLNRRDIAELADVTPETVSRAIADFKQAGIMETHGSSFTILDSISLQNEAEER; this is encoded by the coding sequence ATGGAAAGAAAATCTAGGGGAACTTACACTTTGCGTAGGCTTTTTCCATCCCTCTCAGATGAGGATTTACATCGATTTCAAGAAAACTCTTCTATTATTAGATTGAAAAAAGGCCAAAATCTTTTTATTTCAGGTGATACGCCAAGATCAATTTATGGAGTTGCAAACGGTTGTCTCAAGATTGTGCGTGAAAGCCAAGAAGGTGAAAGCGTAATTACTCGTATTGTGCGTGCTGGACAAATCGTTGGTATTCGGGAAGTCTTTGGAGAATTCAAATACAGTCGCACTTCAGTTGCTTTAAAAGATAGTGAAGTTTTTTCCATAGAAAAAACAATAGTATTGGATCTTATTCAAAGAAGCCCAATTGTCTCTCTTCAATTTATGAAAATTTTTTGTTATGAACTCGCAAGATTAGAAAAGCGTATAGAATCAGACTTATATCGTCCAGCAAAAAATAGGGTTGCTTCTGTTATTTATGAGCTTTATAATTTATTTGCTGATGATGGCGCACAAAGTTTCGAACCGCCTTTAAATCGTCGAGATATAGCAGAACTAGCAGACGTTACTCCAGAAACTGTTAGTCGTGCAATAGCTGACTTCAAACAAGCTGGTATTATGGAAACTCACGGATCATCTTTTACAATTTTAGATTCCATTTCCTTGCAAAATGAAGCTGAAGAAAGATAA